A section of the Pseudomonas prosekii genome encodes:
- a CDS encoding spermidine synthase — translation MTEERVEHLLAEVQDEFGVIRVLEVADYRFLEFGDAIEQSCVFTADPSWLEYDYTRAMLIGALCHEQPDSALFLGLGAGTLTQACLKFLPLEDVEAIELRPDVPRLAIEYLGLDDDPRLYIRVGDALDLLETAEPADLIFVDLYTDVGPGVGHLAWGFLENCQKRLNPGGWLVINQWATDDGKPLGAALFRGLYSRHYWELPVKEGNVILIVPSELDQELDMDGLIERAEGLAPRLGYSLSSLIKAIRPAT, via the coding sequence ATGACTGAGGAGCGCGTCGAGCATTTGCTCGCCGAGGTACAGGATGAGTTCGGCGTGATCCGCGTGCTGGAAGTGGCCGATTATCGTTTTCTCGAATTCGGCGACGCCATCGAGCAAAGCTGTGTGTTCACCGCTGATCCGAGCTGGCTGGAATACGATTACACCCGCGCGATGCTGATCGGCGCGTTGTGCCACGAGCAGCCGGACAGCGCGCTGTTCCTCGGTCTGGGCGCGGGCACGCTGACCCAGGCCTGCCTCAAGTTCTTGCCACTGGAAGACGTCGAAGCCATCGAACTGCGCCCCGACGTGCCGCGCCTGGCCATTGAATACCTCGGGCTCGACGATGATCCGCGGTTGTACATCCGCGTCGGCGATGCGCTGGACCTGCTGGAAACGGCTGAGCCGGCGGACCTGATTTTTGTCGACCTGTATACCGACGTCGGGCCGGGTGTCGGGCATCTGGCCTGGGGGTTTTTGGAAAACTGTCAGAAACGCCTGAATCCGGGTGGCTGGCTGGTGATCAATCAGTGGGCGACGGACGACGGCAAGCCGTTGGGCGCGGCGCTGTTTCGCGGATTGTATAGCCGCCATTACTGGGAACTGCCGGTGAAGGAGGGCAACGTGATTCTGATTGTGCCGTCGGAGTTGGATCAGGAGCTGGACATGGACGGCCTGATCGAACGCGCCGAAGGGCTGGCGCCGCGGTTGGGGTATTCGTTGTCGTCGTTGATCAAAGCGATTCGCCCGGCGACATAG
- a CDS encoding crotonase/enoyl-CoA hydratase family protein, producing MNQSVASRVSRERRGHVLLLGLDRVAKRNAFDLDLLNALSLAYGEFEADAEARVAVVFAHGEHFTAGLDLINASAALAEGWQAPPGGCDPWGVFAGPRVSKPVIVAAQGYCLTIGIELMLAADINLCASNTRFAQMEVQRGIFPFGGATLRLHQLAGWGNAMRWLLTGDEFDAHDALRLGLVQEVMASEDLLPRAIELAERIARQAPLGVQATLMSARQARYEGEVAAAQGLPAMVKKLLGSEDAREGVRSMIEKRPGVFKGV from the coding sequence ATGAATCAGTCTGTTGCCAGCCGTGTCAGCCGTGAGCGGCGCGGTCATGTCTTGTTGCTGGGCCTCGACCGGGTGGCCAAGCGCAACGCCTTCGACCTCGATCTGCTGAATGCGCTGAGCCTGGCCTACGGCGAATTCGAAGCCGACGCCGAGGCGCGGGTGGCCGTGGTGTTCGCCCACGGCGAGCACTTTACCGCCGGGCTCGACCTGATCAACGCCAGCGCCGCCCTCGCCGAAGGCTGGCAGGCGCCACCCGGCGGCTGCGATCCGTGGGGCGTGTTCGCCGGGCCGAGGGTGAGCAAACCGGTGATCGTCGCCGCGCAAGGTTATTGCCTGACGATTGGCATTGAGCTGATGCTGGCGGCCGACATCAACCTCTGCGCGAGCAATACCCGCTTTGCGCAGATGGAAGTGCAGCGCGGGATTTTCCCGTTCGGCGGCGCCACGCTGCGCCTGCATCAATTGGCGGGCTGGGGCAACGCGATGCGCTGGCTGCTGACCGGCGATGAGTTTGATGCGCATGATGCGCTGCGTTTGGGCCTGGTCCAGGAAGTCATGGCCAGCGAGGACCTGCTGCCGCGCGCCATTGAACTGGCGGAACGCATCGCGCGGCAGGCACCGCTGGGGGTTCAGGCGACATTGATGTCGGCGCGGCAGGCGCGTTATGAAGGGGAAGTCGCGGCGGCGCAAGGGTTGCCGGCGATGGTCAAGAAGTTGCTGGGCAGCGAGGATGCGCGGGAAGGTGTGCGGTCGATGATCGAGAAGCGGCCCGGGGTGTTCAAAGGGGTTTGA
- a CDS encoding DEAD/DEAH box helicase, with product MTQETGGFAAFNLNPNILAAVIATGYEEPSAIQQQSIPIIMAGHDMIGQAQTGTGKTAAFALPILHRIDPAKREPQALILAPTRELALQVATAFETYAKQMPGVTVVAVYGGAPMGPQLKAIRNGAQIVVATPGRLCDHLRRDEKVLATVNHLVLDEADEMLKLGFMDDLEVIFKSLPATRQTVLFSATLPQSIRAIAERHLRDPQHVKIQTKTQTVTAIEQAHLLVHADQKTSAVLSLLEVEDFDALIMFVRTKQATLDLASALEAKGYKAAALNGDIAQNQRERVIESLKDGRLDIVVATDVAARGLDVPRITHVFNVDMPYDPESYVHRIGRTGRAGREGRALLLVTPRERRMLQVIERVTGQKVAEVRLPDAQAVLDARIKKLTNSLSPLVADAESTHGDLLDRLTADIGCTPRALAAALLRKATNAQALTLAAIEKERPLVPNNAPRGDRPERTGDRPDRGDRERRAPVALAEGRARCRTALGARDGIAAKNLLGAILNEGGLAREAIGRIQVRDSFSLVELPEDGLEKLLTKLKDTRVAGKQLKLRRYRED from the coding sequence ATGACCCAGGAAACCGGCGGCTTCGCCGCTTTTAATCTTAATCCGAATATTCTTGCAGCCGTCATCGCGACTGGCTACGAAGAACCTTCGGCTATTCAGCAGCAATCGATCCCGATCATCATGGCCGGCCACGACATGATTGGCCAAGCGCAAACCGGTACCGGTAAAACCGCCGCGTTCGCACTGCCTATTCTGCATCGCATCGATCCTGCCAAGCGCGAGCCGCAAGCCCTGATCCTGGCGCCAACCCGTGAGTTGGCGCTGCAAGTAGCAACCGCTTTCGAAACCTACGCTAAGCAAATGCCGGGCGTTACCGTTGTGGCCGTTTACGGCGGCGCCCCGATGGGCCCACAACTGAAAGCAATCCGTAATGGCGCACAGATCGTTGTCGCCACTCCGGGCCGTCTGTGCGACCACCTGCGTCGTGACGAAAAAGTCCTCGCTACCGTGAACCACCTGGTTCTCGACGAAGCGGACGAAATGCTCAAACTCGGCTTCATGGACGACCTGGAAGTCATCTTCAAGTCGTTGCCTGCAACCCGTCAGACCGTATTGTTCTCGGCGACCCTGCCGCAGTCGATCCGCGCGATTGCCGAGCGTCACCTGCGTGATCCGCAGCACGTGAAAATCCAGACCAAGACTCAGACCGTTACCGCGATCGAACAGGCTCACCTGTTGGTTCACGCTGACCAGAAGACCTCGGCTGTATTGAGCCTGCTGGAAGTCGAAGACTTCGACGCCCTGATCATGTTCGTGCGCACCAAGCAAGCGACCCTGGACCTGGCCAGTGCCCTGGAAGCCAAAGGCTACAAAGCCGCTGCGCTGAACGGTGACATTGCTCAGAACCAGCGTGAGCGCGTGATCGAATCCCTCAAGGATGGCCGTCTGGACATCGTTGTGGCGACCGACGTTGCTGCTCGTGGTCTGGACGTTCCGCGCATCACTCACGTGTTCAACGTTGATATGCCGTACGATCCGGAATCCTACGTTCACCGTATCGGCCGTACTGGCCGTGCCGGTCGCGAAGGTCGTGCATTGTTGCTGGTGACTCCACGTGAGCGCCGCATGCTGCAAGTGATCGAGCGTGTAACCGGGCAGAAAGTTGCTGAAGTTCGCCTGCCGGACGCACAAGCTGTTCTCGATGCACGCATCAAGAAATTGACCAACAGCCTGTCGCCACTGGTTGCCGATGCCGAATCGACTCACGGTGATCTGCTTGATCGCCTGACCGCCGACATCGGTTGCACCCCGCGTGCACTGGCCGCTGCTCTGCTGCGCAAGGCCACCAACGCTCAGGCGTTGACCCTGGCTGCAATCGAGAAAGAACGTCCACTGGTGCCGAACAACGCACCGCGTGGCGATCGTCCAGAGCGTACCGGTGATCGTCCGGACCGTGGTGATCGTGAGCGTCGTGCTCCGGTTGCATTGGCCGAAGGTCGTGCACGTTGCCGTACCGCGCTGGGCGCGCGTGATGGTATCGCTGCGAAAAACCTGCTGGGCGCCATCCTCAACGAAGGTGGTCTGGCTCGCGAAGCAATCGGTCGCATCCAGGTGCGTGATAGCTTCAGCCTCGTCGAGCTGCCGGAAGATGGTCTGGAAAAACTCCTGACCAAGCTGAAGGACACTCGCGTTGCTGGCAAGCAGTTGAAGCTGCGTCGCTATCGCGAAGATTGA
- a CDS encoding DODA-type extradiol aromatic ring-opening family dioxygenase has protein sequence MFPSLYISHGSPMLALEPGASGPALTRLAAQLPKPKAIVIVSAHWESNELLVSGNPQPETWHDFGGFPKALFEVQYPAPGDPQLAAEVVELLNANDLPARIDARRPFDHGVWVPLSLMYPQADIAVVQVSLPTRGGPALQTRVGQALQSLREHGVLLIGSGSITHNLRELDWHAGPESVEPWAKVFRDWMIEKLAANDEAALHDYRQQAPNAARNHPSDEHLLPLYFARGAGGEFAIAHQGYTMGALGMDIYRFG, from the coding sequence ATGTTCCCCAGCCTGTACATATCCCATGGTTCGCCGATGTTGGCACTCGAACCTGGCGCAAGCGGCCCTGCGCTGACGCGCCTCGCAGCGCAGTTGCCCAAGCCCAAAGCCATTGTGATTGTGTCGGCGCATTGGGAAAGCAACGAGTTGCTGGTCAGCGGCAATCCACAACCGGAAACCTGGCACGACTTCGGCGGCTTCCCCAAGGCCTTGTTCGAGGTGCAATACCCGGCGCCGGGCGATCCGCAACTGGCGGCCGAGGTGGTCGAATTGTTGAATGCCAATGACCTGCCGGCGCGCATCGACGCCCGACGACCATTCGATCACGGGGTCTGGGTGCCGTTGTCATTGATGTACCCGCAGGCGGATATTGCGGTGGTGCAAGTCTCACTGCCGACCCGTGGCGGCCCGGCGCTGCAAACCCGTGTCGGGCAGGCGCTGCAGAGTTTGCGCGAGCATGGCGTGCTGCTGATCGGTTCCGGCAGCATCACTCACAATTTGCGCGAGCTGGACTGGCACGCGGGCCCGGAGAGCGTCGAGCCGTGGGCCAAGGTGTTCCGCGACTGGATGATTGAAAAACTCGCGGCGAACGATGAAGCGGCGCTGCACGATTATCGCCAGCAAGCGCCGAATGCCGCGCGCAATCATCCGAGTGACGAGCATTTGCTGCCGCTGTACTTTGCGCGCGGCGCGGGAGGTGAATTCGCGATTGCCCATCAGGGGTACACTATGGGCGCGCTGGGCATGGACATTTATCGCTTTGGCTGA
- a CDS encoding thiopurine S-methyltransferase — MQPEFWHKRWTSNQIGFHLPEVNPYLQRYWPQLGLEEGARVLVPLCGKSLDLLWLAKCGHEVLGIELSEKAVEDFFHEHQFDPDVSDQGPFTVYRAGSIEIWCGDFFALTAGDVADCSALYDRAALIALPPKMREQYAEHLTRILPKDSLGLLITLDYDQIQKDGPPFAVLDDEVQRLFSASWQLKILEDQDVLGASVKFVESGVTRLEERIYRVSTH; from the coding sequence ATGCAGCCGGAGTTTTGGCACAAGCGGTGGACGTCGAATCAGATCGGCTTTCACCTGCCGGAAGTGAATCCATATCTGCAACGGTATTGGCCGCAACTCGGCCTGGAAGAGGGCGCGCGGGTATTGGTGCCGCTGTGTGGGAAAAGCCTGGACCTGTTGTGGCTGGCCAAATGCGGGCACGAGGTGTTGGGCATCGAGTTATCGGAAAAAGCCGTGGAGGACTTTTTCCACGAGCATCAATTTGACCCGGACGTCAGCGATCAAGGGCCGTTCACCGTCTATCGCGCGGGCTCCATCGAAATCTGGTGCGGTGACTTCTTCGCGCTGACCGCCGGCGATGTCGCCGATTGCAGCGCGTTGTACGACCGCGCGGCGCTGATCGCCTTGCCGCCGAAGATGCGCGAGCAATACGCCGAGCACCTGACGCGGATTTTGCCGAAGGATTCGCTGGGATTGCTGATCACCCTCGACTACGACCAGATCCAGAAGGACGGCCCGCCGTTCGCGGTGCTCGATGATGAAGTGCAGCGACTGTTCAGCGCGTCGTGGCAATTGAAGATTCTCGAAGACCAGGATGTGCTGGGCGCGAGCGTAAAATTTGTCGAGAGTGGGGTTACGCGGTTGGAAGAGCGGATATATCGGGTTTCCACTCATTAA
- the htpX gene encoding protease HtpX: MMRILLFLATNLAVVLIASITLSLFGFNGFMAANGVDLNLNQLLIFCAVFGFAGSLFSLFISKWMAKMSTSTQIISQPRTRHEQWLLQTVEQLSREAGIKMPEVGIFPAYEANAFATGWNKNDALVAVSQGLLERFSPDEVKAVLAHEIGHVANGDMVTLALIQGVVNTFVMFFARIIGNFVDKVIFKNEEGQGIAYYVATIFAELVLGILASSIVMWFSRKREFRADEAGARLAGTNSMIGALQRLRAEQGLPVHMPDTLSAFGINGGIKQGFARMFMSHPPLEERIDALRRRG, encoded by the coding sequence ATGATGCGCATCCTGCTGTTTTTGGCCACTAACCTGGCGGTCGTGCTGATAGCCAGCATCACCCTGAGCCTTTTTGGCTTCAACGGGTTCATGGCGGCCAACGGGGTTGATCTCAACCTCAATCAGCTGCTGATTTTCTGTGCTGTGTTTGGTTTTGCCGGTTCGCTGTTCTCGCTGTTCATCTCCAAGTGGATGGCGAAGATGAGCACCAGCACCCAGATCATCAGCCAGCCGCGCACCCGTCACGAACAATGGCTGCTGCAGACCGTTGAACAACTGTCGCGCGAAGCCGGGATCAAGATGCCCGAGGTCGGGATTTTCCCGGCCTACGAGGCCAACGCGTTCGCCACCGGCTGGAACAAGAACGACGCGCTGGTCGCGGTCAGCCAGGGCTTGCTCGAGCGGTTCTCGCCGGATGAAGTGAAAGCCGTGCTGGCCCACGAAATCGGCCACGTTGCCAACGGTGACATGGTCACCCTGGCGCTGATTCAAGGCGTGGTGAACACCTTCGTGATGTTCTTCGCGCGGATCATCGGCAACTTTGTCGACAAGGTGATTTTCAAGAACGAAGAAGGCCAGGGCATCGCCTATTACGTGGCGACGATTTTCGCCGAACTGGTGCTGGGCATTCTCGCCAGCTCGATCGTCATGTGGTTCTCGCGCAAACGCGAATTCCGCGCCGACGAAGCCGGCGCTCGCCTGGCCGGGACCAACTCGATGATCGGCGCGTTGCAACGCCTGCGGGCCGAACAGGGCTTGCCGGTGCACATGCCGGACACCTTGAGCGCGTTCGGCATCAACGGCGGCATCAAGCAAGGGTTTGCTCGTATGTTCATGAGCCACCCGCCGCTGGAAGAGCGCATTGACGCGCTGCGTCGTCGCGGCTGA